A region of Haloplanus sp. XH21 DNA encodes the following proteins:
- a CDS encoding M24 family metallopeptidase: MTAGAAAEPALAAASAGVVAVATRLADATVTDDRLHDAESDPLTAADLERVADAAVARHGGDAADTTVEPAGTLRAGTPIMVSLTPRVDGVTTPLSRTFVVDGAGGWERRAAVAVGMAHDAVRRVVEPTLPARRVVEEAVAELGAYGLTAAGDVARGVRVADGDPPDFSTDDSLAAGQVFALAPTATAPAPDHGHVRIGTCYAVTESGCRVLDATPTSLSPVAY; encoded by the coding sequence GTGACCGCCGGTGCGGCGGCCGAACCGGCGCTCGCGGCCGCCAGCGCGGGCGTCGTCGCCGTCGCGACCCGTCTCGCGGACGCGACGGTGACTGACGACCGTCTCCACGACGCCGAGAGCGACCCGCTCACGGCGGCCGACCTCGAACGCGTCGCCGACGCGGCCGTCGCTCGACACGGCGGCGACGCCGCCGACACGACGGTCGAACCCGCTGGGACGCTCCGGGCGGGCACGCCCATCATGGTCTCTCTCACGCCCCGCGTCGACGGGGTGACTACGCCCCTCTCGCGCACGTTCGTCGTGGACGGCGCGGGTGGCTGGGAACGGCGCGCGGCCGTCGCGGTGGGGATGGCCCACGACGCCGTCCGGCGGGTCGTCGAACCCACCCTGCCGGCGCGGCGGGTCGTCGAGGAGGCCGTCGCCGAACTCGGTGCGTACGGACTGACGGCCGCGGGCGACGTGGCGCGGGGGGTTCGCGTGGCCGACGGGGATCCGCCCGACTTCTCCACGGACGATTCGCTCGCCGCCGGGCAGGTGTTCGCGCTCGCGCCGACGGCGACGGCCCCGGCCCCGGACCACGGCCACGTCCGCATCGGCACGTGTTACGCCGTCACGGAATCCGGCTGTCGCGTTCTCGACGCGACGCCGACATCCCTGTCGCCGGTGGCGTACTAG
- a CDS encoding PINc/VapC family ATPase, whose translation MNIVPDTSAVIDGRVSERVESGIYEGATITVPEAVVGELEWQANEGHDTGWEGIEELQRLVELAETGDISIDYYGERPSAGQKREADEGEIDAIVRDVASDLDATLLTSDVVQAEVSRAKGLDVEYVEPRGRDAEGLEIESFFDETTMSVHLRAGSKPKAKRGDIGDMHYQVIGDEVTTEAEMKEFAHDVKETARASPDGFIELDEPGMTIVQFRSYRIAIARPPFADGFEITAVRPIVKTELDDYEFADELKDRLLERQRGVLISGAPGAGKSTFAQAVAEFLSSHDNAVKTMEKPRDLQVGPDITQYTALGGDMAKTADSLLLVRPDYTIYDEVRKTDDFEVFADMRLAGVGMVGVVHATRAIDALQRLVGRVELGMIPQVVDTVIYIEAGRVETVYDVTTQVKVPEGLTAEDLARPVIQIADFETGKPAYEIYTFNRQVVTVPLDEDGEESETGVSRLARKEVEREIRSIARGHVEVELKGQNEAVVYVEEDDISYVIGKGGGRISDVEERLGLSIDVRTLDEKPGGGGSGSGDSGGETGGARPAQETVVTPEVTSRHVVIDVADSVDIGETVEVRADGDYLFTATVGRGGEIQVSRGSAIADELEDAIDHKKRITVVPA comes from the coding sequence ATGAACATCGTACCCGATACGAGTGCGGTTATCGACGGACGCGTCTCCGAGCGCGTCGAATCGGGGATCTACGAGGGGGCGACGATCACCGTCCCCGAGGCCGTCGTTGGCGAACTCGAATGGCAGGCCAACGAGGGCCACGACACCGGCTGGGAGGGCATCGAGGAGTTACAGCGCCTCGTCGAACTCGCCGAGACCGGCGACATCTCCATCGACTACTACGGCGAGCGCCCGAGTGCCGGGCAGAAACGCGAGGCCGACGAGGGCGAGATCGACGCCATCGTCCGCGACGTGGCCTCGGATCTCGACGCGACGCTCCTGACGAGCGACGTGGTGCAGGCCGAAGTGAGTCGGGCGAAGGGTCTCGATGTCGAGTACGTTGAACCCCGCGGGCGCGACGCCGAGGGCCTCGAAATCGAGTCCTTCTTCGACGAGACGACGATGAGCGTCCACCTCCGCGCCGGGTCGAAGCCGAAGGCCAAGCGTGGCGACATCGGCGACATGCATTACCAGGTCATCGGCGACGAGGTGACCACGGAAGCGGAGATGAAGGAGTTCGCCCACGACGTCAAGGAGACGGCGCGGGCGAGTCCGGACGGCTTCATCGAACTCGACGAACCGGGAATGACCATCGTCCAGTTCCGGTCGTACCGCATCGCCATCGCCCGGCCGCCTTTCGCCGACGGGTTCGAGATCACCGCCGTCCGTCCCATCGTCAAGACCGAACTCGACGACTACGAGTTCGCGGACGAACTCAAAGACCGCCTGCTCGAACGCCAGCGTGGCGTGCTCATCTCCGGCGCGCCCGGCGCCGGGAAGTCCACGTTCGCCCAGGCCGTCGCGGAGTTCCTCTCCAGTCACGACAACGCGGTGAAGACGATGGAGAAACCGCGCGACCTGCAGGTCGGGCCGGACATCACACAGTACACCGCCCTCGGCGGCGACATGGCCAAGACGGCCGACTCGCTGCTGCTGGTCCGACCGGACTACACCATCTACGACGAGGTGCGCAAGACCGACGACTTCGAGGTGTTCGCCGACATGCGCCTCGCCGGCGTCGGCATGGTCGGCGTCGTCCACGCCACCCGCGCCATCGACGCCCTCCAGCGACTCGTCGGCCGCGTCGAACTCGGCATGATCCCGCAGGTGGTCGACACGGTCATCTACATCGAGGCCGGCCGCGTCGAGACCGTCTACGACGTGACGACGCAGGTGAAGGTGCCCGAGGGCCTCACCGCCGAGGACCTCGCCCGCCCGGTCATCCAGATCGCCGACTTCGAGACCGGCAAGCCCGCCTACGAAATCTACACCTTCAACCGGCAGGTCGTCACCGTTCCCCTCGACGAGGACGGCGAGGAGAGCGAGACGGGCGTCTCCCGCCTCGCGCGCAAGGAGGTCGAACGCGAGATTCGCTCGATCGCGCGCGGCCACGTCGAAGTCGAACTCAAGGGCCAGAACGAGGCCGTCGTCTACGTCGAGGAAGACGACATCTCCTACGTCATCGGCAAGGGCGGCGGCCGCATCAGCGACGTCGAGGAGCGACTCGGCCTCAGCATCGACGTGCGCACGCTCGACGAGAAGCCGGGGGGCGGCGGTAGCGGTAGCGGTGACAGTGGCGGCGAGACGGGCGGCGCCAGACCCGCACAGGAAACCGTCGTGACGCCCGAAGTCACCTCGCGGCACGTCGTCATCGACGTGGCCGACAGCGTCGACATCGGCGAGACGGTCGAAGTGCGCGCGGACGGCGACTACCTCTTCACCGCGACGGTGGGTCGCGGCGGCGAGATCCAGGTGTCACGCGGGAGCGCCATCGCTGACGAACTCGAAGACGCCATCGACCACAAAAAGCGGATCACCGTCGTTCCGGCCTAG
- a CDS encoding UvrD-helicase domain-containing protein, producing MSNDATVTRLFGGPGSGKTTALLDRVDELLEEDDVSIRDILVVSYTRAAAAEVRERLAERLDKSPRALKGNVCTMHAKAYELLDLSRGDVVGEDDKEAFCEEYGVEYEDEYGGAGRRTARSTTLGNKIIATSQWLQRTQRDVADWYDVPFQWDVEEVRLPPEIDPEAQEGNKYTPTWPTGDERIDVPAVIRAWRSYKGEHGLVGFADMLERVAQRSLVPHVDYLVIDEFQDITTLQYDVFEEWKPHMEGVLIAGDDDQVVYAWQGADPNILLDADVDEDVVLPNSYRLPSRILNVVNREIRHIDKRQEKDLNPRKEGGVVEGIQSPSMFEVVRNVQHTVDTTDETVMILFRARYQMFQFIDDFLPKGIPFSAMTDQRMWTDRLTQYVRAIEKLDADDPITGLEARRLADMLQDSAFGTNDRDDFYDYLDDREEEADVDDIAQLEVPPAAVIDHAPFLPGVESAGDMVRKVTSFQRNSVDAYFDADYHGMDPSRVRVGTIHSAKGREADHVFVCTDLTEKVVEQMAASVDDPTAVEGVEEFTAHTSPVPILTDNERRVFYVGMSRARERLVLLENLIGGAPTLPVSVLLHNELRDEDVEEMLEEAQATPVPEP from the coding sequence ATGAGCAACGACGCCACGGTCACCCGTCTTTTCGGCGGCCCCGGGAGCGGGAAGACCACTGCCCTCCTCGACCGCGTTGACGAACTACTCGAAGAGGACGACGTGAGTATTCGCGATATTCTGGTCGTCTCCTACACCCGCGCCGCGGCCGCCGAGGTTCGCGAACGCCTGGCCGAGCGCCTCGATAAGTCCCCCCGTGCGCTCAAGGGGAACGTCTGTACGATGCACGCGAAGGCGTACGAACTCCTCGACCTCTCGCGTGGCGACGTCGTCGGTGAGGACGACAAGGAGGCGTTCTGCGAGGAGTACGGCGTCGAGTACGAGGACGAGTACGGCGGTGCCGGCCGCCGCACCGCCCGGTCGACGACGCTCGGCAACAAGATCATCGCCACCAGCCAGTGGCTCCAGCGCACCCAGCGCGATGTCGCCGACTGGTACGACGTCCCCTTCCAGTGGGACGTGGAGGAAGTGCGTCTGCCCCCGGAGATCGACCCCGAGGCCCAGGAAGGGAACAAGTACACGCCGACTTGGCCCACCGGCGACGAACGGATCGACGTGCCGGCGGTCATCCGCGCCTGGCGGTCGTACAAGGGCGAACACGGCCTGGTCGGCTTCGCGGACATGCTCGAACGGGTGGCCCAGCGCTCGCTCGTCCCCCACGTCGACTACCTCGTCATCGACGAGTTCCAGGACATCACTACCCTCCAGTACGATGTCTTCGAGGAGTGGAAACCCCACATGGAGGGCGTGCTGATCGCCGGCGACGACGACCAGGTCGTCTACGCGTGGCAGGGTGCCGACCCCAACATCCTGCTCGATGCGGACGTCGACGAGGACGTGGTGTTGCCCAACTCCTATCGCCTCCCCTCGCGCATCCTCAACGTCGTCAACCGGGAGATCCGCCACATCGACAAGCGCCAGGAGAAAGACCTCAACCCGCGCAAGGAGGGTGGCGTCGTCGAAGGTATCCAGAGTCCGTCGATGTTCGAAGTGGTGCGGAACGTCCAGCACACCGTCGACACCACCGACGAGACGGTGATGATCCTCTTTCGCGCCCGCTACCAGATGTTCCAGTTCATCGACGACTTCCTCCCGAAGGGCATCCCCTTCTCCGCGATGACGGACCAGCGGATGTGGACCGACCGCCTCACCCAGTACGTCCGCGCCATCGAGAAACTGGACGCCGACGACCCCATCACCGGGTTGGAGGCGCGCCGCCTCGCCGACATGCTCCAGGATTCGGCGTTCGGGACGAACGACCGCGACGACTTCTACGACTACCTCGACGACCGCGAGGAAGAGGCGGATGTCGACGACATCGCCCAACTCGAGGTGCCGCCGGCGGCCGTCATCGACCACGCGCCGTTCCTGCCCGGTGTCGAGTCCGCGGGAGACATGGTGCGCAAGGTAACGAGCTTCCAGCGCAACTCCGTCGACGCCTACTTCGACGCCGACTACCACGGGATGGATCCGAGTCGCGTCCGCGTCGGCACCATCCACTCCGCGAAGGGTCGCGAGGCCGATCACGTCTTCGTCTGTACGGACCTCACGGAGAAGGTGGTCGAGCAGATGGCCGCGAGCGTCGACGATCCGACCGCCGTTGAGGGCGTCGAGGAGTTCACCGCCCACACAAGTCCCGTCCCGATTCTCACCGACAACGAACGCCGCGTGTTCTACGTCGGCATGAGTCGGGCACGCGAACGGCTGGTGCTGCTGGAGAACCTCATCGGCGGCGCGCCGACCCTGCCGGTCAGCGTCCTCCTCCACAACGAACTCCGCGACGAAGACGTCGAGGAGATGCTGGAGGAGGCTCAGGCGACGCCGGTTCCTGAACCGTGA
- a CDS encoding DUF7533 family protein — translation MRLGILETVGLAATLIFAIPVGLFGIETLLAGQTALGTGLVVVAVLMVVLPRRLTTPADLPGAIAERVVGRAVKDPDEEN, via the coding sequence ATGCGACTCGGCATTCTAGAGACCGTCGGCCTCGCGGCGACGCTGATTTTCGCCATCCCGGTCGGCCTGTTCGGCATCGAGACGCTGCTCGCCGGGCAGACGGCGCTCGGGACGGGCCTCGTCGTCGTCGCGGTGTTGATGGTCGTCCTGCCCCGACGGCTCACGACGCCCGCTGATCTGCCGGGGGCCATCGCGGAGCGCGTGGTCGGCCGCGCGGTGAAAGACCCGGACGAGGAGAACTAG
- a CDS encoding NRAMP family divalent metal transporter: MGPSWVAGAIAAGPATIASLVTGGALFGYSLLWVVVLSAGAGALVQYLSMRLGLLTERGIVAVVEDHLGETWAWLLVADAVIASGVAQLVIMKTVATVSATVTGVDARVWGVAWALILAVGLAGRGYRFLELAAKLLVSLVVVAFVASLFVVPVDYGAAVAGLVPSIPSGGALVAAGILGGAVHITLITMQSYTMRSRGWTRDDYDTATFDIGASMLVAFGIYSLAIFLVTASVLTPDNTLTAVGAAQALGPLVGANAKWLFLLGLWGAAVSTLGGNTIVPPFLLADKLGWGTTIDDSRYRGLLVVVALLSAPGAFIGGAVLGQLVLVLALGTVGTPFAIAIVLYLLNSDAVPDRNSTLANVGGVALLGVTVYLAANFVREQVPDGVDPLAGNMAGLASIDPLPGAVLAFAIALGIAMAGLGVKYVAEELV, translated from the coding sequence ATGGGACCGTCGTGGGTCGCTGGGGCCATCGCGGCCGGACCGGCGACCATCGCCAGCCTGGTGACTGGGGGCGCGCTGTTCGGCTACAGTCTCCTCTGGGTGGTCGTGCTCTCGGCGGGCGCCGGCGCACTCGTCCAGTATCTATCGATGCGGCTCGGCCTGCTGACCGAGCGGGGCATCGTCGCCGTGGTCGAGGACCACCTCGGCGAAACCTGGGCGTGGCTCCTGGTCGCCGACGCCGTGATCGCGTCCGGCGTCGCCCAGCTCGTCATCATGAAGACCGTCGCGACGGTGTCGGCGACGGTGACGGGCGTCGACGCGCGCGTCTGGGGCGTCGCCTGGGCGCTCATCCTCGCCGTCGGCCTGGCGGGGCGTGGCTATCGCTTCCTCGAACTGGCCGCGAAACTCCTCGTCTCGCTGGTCGTCGTCGCGTTCGTCGCCAGCCTGTTCGTCGTCCCCGTCGACTACGGCGCGGCCGTCGCCGGCCTCGTGCCGAGCATCCCCTCCGGCGGCGCACTGGTCGCCGCCGGCATCCTCGGCGGCGCGGTCCACATCACGCTCATCACGATGCAGTCCTACACGATGCGCTCGCGTGGCTGGACCCGTGACGATTACGACACCGCGACGTTCGACATCGGCGCGTCGATGCTCGTCGCGTTCGGGATCTACAGCCTTGCCATCTTCCTCGTGACCGCGAGCGTTCTCACGCCCGACAACACCCTGACGGCCGTCGGCGCGGCGCAAGCGCTCGGCCCGCTGGTCGGCGCCAACGCCAAGTGGCTGTTCCTGCTCGGTCTCTGGGGCGCGGCCGTCTCGACGCTCGGCGGCAACACCATCGTCCCGCCCTTCCTCCTGGCCGACAAACTCGGCTGGGGAACGACCATCGACGACTCCCGCTACCGCGGCCTGCTCGTCGTCGTCGCCCTCCTGTCCGCCCCAGGGGCGTTCATCGGCGGCGCCGTGCTGGGCCAACTCGTCCTCGTCCTCGCGCTCGGCACCGTCGGCACGCCCTTCGCCATCGCCATCGTGCTCTACCTGCTGAACTCCGACGCCGTTCCCGACCGGAACTCCACGCTCGCCAACGTCGGCGGCGTGGCGCTTTTGGGCGTCACGGTCTACCTCGCCGCCAACTTCGTCCGCGAACAGGTGCCCGATGGCGTCGACCCGCTTGCCGGAAACATGGCCGGACTCGCCAGCATCGACCCGCTGCCCGGCGCCGTGCTCGCGTTCGCCATCGCACTCGGCATCGCGATGGCGGGGCTGGGCGTGAAATACGTCGCGGAGGAACTCGTCTGA
- a CDS encoding carboxypeptidase M32: MSDTPATYDDLLDRIGRITTVSNASDLLSWDQQVMMPEEGTPARSRQLSALSAVHHDLLTADELDDLLDTLAATDLDDDQAAVVREVRREQERAVRVPTDLVERISAASSEALPAWRDAKENDDFDAFAPHLEEHLALKRAYADHIDPDRDPYAVLFEEYEPCLPLSHAEDVLTTLREAVVPLVDDIRAADADLATDAFAGTYDTDRQEALMRDALDTLGYPWERSRLDVAPHPFSTGTTYDARITTRYDESDPIDALLSTVHEFGHATYTLGLPDDAYGTPLGEARDLSVHESQSRLWENHVGRSQAFWEGFLPRVVDHFPALGTVSAAEAYEAVNAVDPTNLIRVEADELTYHLHIVLRFEIERDLVRGDLDVSEVPAVWNDKMESYLGVRPETDAEGCLQDIHWSHGSFGYFPTYSLGSVIAAQLFDAAARDIDGLTDHVRRGEFDPLHEWLTDRIHRHGKRYETNELVRRATGEDVAADAFVDYATAKYGALYDL, from the coding sequence ATGAGCGATACGCCGGCCACGTACGACGACTTGCTCGACCGCATCGGACGGATCACCACCGTCTCGAACGCCTCGGACCTGCTCTCCTGGGATCAGCAGGTGATGATGCCCGAGGAGGGAACCCCCGCTCGCTCGCGCCAGCTATCGGCGCTGTCGGCGGTCCACCACGACCTGCTCACCGCCGACGAACTCGACGACCTCCTCGATACACTGGCGGCCACGGACCTCGACGACGACCAGGCGGCCGTCGTCCGCGAGGTGCGTCGCGAACAGGAGCGCGCGGTGCGCGTGCCGACGGACTTGGTCGAACGCATCTCTGCGGCGTCCTCGGAGGCCCTGCCCGCGTGGCGTGACGCGAAGGAGAACGACGACTTCGACGCCTTCGCGCCCCATCTCGAAGAACACCTCGCGCTCAAGCGGGCGTATGCGGACCACATCGACCCGGACCGCGACCCCTACGCCGTGCTGTTCGAGGAGTACGAACCCTGCCTCCCCCTCTCGCACGCCGAGGACGTGCTGACCACGCTCCGCGAGGCGGTCGTCCCCCTCGTCGACGACATCCGCGCCGCCGACGCCGACTTGGCGACGGACGCCTTCGCCGGCACCTACGACACCGACCGCCAGGAGGCGCTGATGCGGGACGCGCTCGACACTCTCGGCTACCCCTGGGAGCGCAGCCGTCTCGACGTCGCTCCGCACCCGTTCTCGACGGGGACGACCTACGACGCCCGCATCACCACCCGTTACGACGAGAGCGATCCGATCGACGCCCTGCTCTCGACGGTCCACGAGTTCGGCCACGCCACCTACACGCTCGGTCTGCCCGACGACGCCTACGGGACGCCGCTGGGGGAAGCGCGGGACCTCTCCGTGCACGAGTCCCAGTCTCGGCTCTGGGAGAACCACGTCGGCCGCTCGCAGGCCTTCTGGGAGGGGTTCCTCCCCCGCGTCGTCGACCACTTCCCCGCGCTCGGCACCGTGAGCGCCGCCGAGGCCTACGAGGCGGTCAACGCCGTCGACCCGACGAACCTGATCCGGGTCGAGGCCGACGAACTCACCTACCACCTGCATATCGTCCTCCGGTTCGAAATCGAACGCGACCTGGTGCGCGGTGACCTCGACGTGAGCGAGGTGCCCGCCGTCTGGAACGACAAGATGGAGTCGTATCTCGGCGTGCGCCCCGAGACGGACGCCGAGGGCTGCCTGCAGGACATCCACTGGTCCCACGGCAGTTTCGGCTACTTCCCCACGTACTCCCTGGGGAGCGTCATCGCCGCACAGCTGTTCGACGCCGCCGCACGCGACATCGACGGCCTCACCGACCACGTTCGGCGCGGCGAGTTCGACCCGCTCCACGAGTGGTTGACCGACCGCATCCACCGTCACGGCAAGCGCTACGAGACGAACGAACTCGTTCGCCGCGCGACCGGCGAGGACGTCGCGGCCGACGCCTTCGTCGACTACGCGACGGCGAAATACGGCGCGCTGTACGACCTGTAG
- a CDS encoding M20 family metallopeptidase gives MSDVVALTRRLVSIPSHEDERDAGDAVASWLREETDATVHRDSGGNVIARRGDGPRSLALVGHHDVVPPADEQVDGDGYVVEERDGRLYGRGTADMKGSLAAAMVAFRDAAFDERTPAGVDPVDELVFASFVGEEQGGVGARAAIDEGFAPDFAVVGEGSTGYSVPGVTDVAVAHMGRRGSTLVASGEGAHASEPEAGDNAVYRACDAVDIVREMDAPETTVLGQHLDGTVSVTEIEGGSAWNVVPDRCTVTVDERTVPGERAPLERTESVEDVEWEVDQDLPPMACDDAAFADAVLAAARESQDGTPERVAKPHATDAGWLAAAGTTCVVCGAAEPGEAHTEHESVSIDVLERCERLYRRAAESLVR, from the coding sequence ATGAGCGACGTGGTGGCGCTGACTCGCCGTCTGGTATCGATTCCGAGCCACGAGGACGAGCGCGACGCGGGCGACGCCGTGGCGTCGTGGCTCCGCGAGGAGACGGACGCGACCGTCCACCGTGATTCGGGCGGCAACGTCATCGCGCGGCGCGGCGACGGCCCCCGATCGCTCGCCCTCGTCGGTCACCACGACGTGGTGCCACCGGCCGACGAGCAGGTCGACGGCGACGGCTACGTAGTCGAGGAGCGCGACGGCCGTCTCTACGGCCGCGGTACCGCGGACATGAAGGGGAGTCTGGCGGCCGCGATGGTAGCGTTTCGTGACGCCGCGTTCGACGAGCGGACGCCCGCCGGCGTCGACCCGGTCGACGAACTCGTCTTCGCCTCGTTCGTCGGCGAGGAGCAGGGCGGCGTCGGCGCTCGGGCCGCCATCGACGAGGGTTTCGCCCCCGACTTCGCCGTCGTCGGCGAGGGGTCGACCGGCTACTCCGTGCCGGGCGTGACCGATGTCGCCGTCGCCCACATGGGCCGTCGCGGGAGCACGCTCGTCGCCAGCGGCGAGGGCGCCCACGCGAGCGAACCCGAGGCGGGCGACAACGCGGTGTATCGGGCGTGTGACGCGGTCGATATCGTCCGCGAGATGGACGCGCCCGAGACGACGGTCCTCGGCCAACACCTTGACGGCACCGTCTCCGTCACCGAAATCGAGGGCGGATCGGCGTGGAACGTCGTGCCCGACCGCTGTACCGTCACTGTCGACGAGCGCACCGTTCCGGGCGAGCGCGCGCCGCTCGAACGCACCGAATCGGTCGAGGATGTCGAGTGGGAGGTCGATCAGGACTTGCCGCCGATGGCGTGTGACGACGCAGCCTTCGCCGACGCGGTGCTCGCGGCGGCACGAGAATCGCAGGATGGGACGCCCGAACGGGTGGCCAAACCCCACGCGACCGACGCGGGGTGGCTGGCGGCGGCGGGGACGACGTGTGTCGTCTGTGGCGCCGCCGAACCCGGCGAGGCCCACACCGAGCACGAGAGCGTCAGTATCGACGTGCTGGAGCGGTGCGAACGGCTCTACCGGCGGGCCGCCGAATCACTCGTCCGGTAG
- a CDS encoding HVO_0416 family zinc finger protein: MAAGPSEHDDELFDQFLETNGHETTPVRWERSYNKLQCPDCGALHDESATDCSVCGWDPESAA, translated from the coding sequence ATGGCAGCAGGACCCAGCGAACACGACGACGAACTGTTCGACCAGTTCCTCGAGACCAACGGTCACGAGACGACACCGGTACGCTGGGAGCGTTCCTATAACAAGTTGCAGTGCCCGGACTGTGGAGCACTCCACGACGAATCCGCGACCGACTGCTCGGTCTGCGGCTGGGACCCGGAGTCGGCCGCGTAG
- a CDS encoding riboflavin synthase → MFTGIVEQTGTVVAVEESADGRRLRVRHEFDAVDHGQSISVSGVCLTVERHADDWFEVFLAEETVAKTYLGTVDGGDEVNLERAMPADGRFDGHIVQGHVDGVATVDAIERVGDDWRFTFALPDDLRQYVVAKGSIALDGISLTVAELDDDAGTVSVAIIPTTYDLTTLSAKSPSDPVHVEVDVVAKYVERLV, encoded by the coding sequence ATGTTCACGGGCATCGTCGAGCAGACGGGCACGGTCGTGGCCGTCGAGGAGAGCGCCGACGGCCGACGGCTTCGCGTGCGCCACGAGTTCGATGCGGTCGACCACGGGCAGTCCATCAGCGTCAGCGGCGTCTGTCTCACCGTCGAACGCCACGCCGATGACTGGTTCGAGGTGTTTCTCGCGGAGGAGACGGTCGCGAAGACGTATCTCGGCACGGTCGACGGTGGCGACGAGGTCAATCTGGAGCGGGCGATGCCCGCCGACGGCCGGTTCGACGGCCACATCGTCCAGGGCCACGTCGACGGCGTGGCGACCGTCGACGCCATCGAACGCGTCGGCGACGACTGGCGTTTTACCTTCGCCCTCCCGGACGACCTGCGGCAGTACGTCGTCGCCAAGGGGTCCATCGCGCTCGACGGCATCAGCCTCACCGTGGCCGAACTCGACGACGACGCGGGGACCGTGTCGGTCGCCATCATCCCGACCACGTACGATCTGACGACGCTCTCGGCGAAATCGCCCAGCGATCCGGTTCACGTCGAGGTCGACGTGGTGGCGAAATACGTCGAGCGGCTGGTCTGA
- a CDS encoding ATP-binding protein, whose protein sequence is MSDPSVPLAGTTLVVGPSNAGKTRLTAEALQSWVEHEGTAGVAILEFAPELERDGRILGGRLDRFLTPPADAWQGVLDAHAPRTTADSPSEAVELAADNARRADTLFDAAPDAPRAVFVNDATIPFQHADADPTHLLDYCADAEMAVLNALEADEIVGDDAVSRAERRTLDAFRSAADRVIRLDDG, encoded by the coding sequence GTGAGCGACCCCTCCGTTCCCCTTGCGGGCACGACGCTCGTCGTCGGGCCGTCGAACGCCGGCAAGACCCGACTGACCGCCGAGGCGTTGCAGTCGTGGGTGGAGCACGAGGGGACAGCGGGCGTCGCCATCCTCGAGTTCGCTCCCGAACTCGAGCGCGACGGCCGGATTCTCGGCGGCCGTCTCGACCGCTTTCTCACGCCGCCGGCCGACGCGTGGCAGGGTGTCCTCGACGCCCACGCACCGCGGACGACGGCCGACTCGCCGTCCGAGGCGGTCGAACTCGCCGCCGACAACGCCCGCCGTGCCGACACCCTGTTCGACGCCGCGCCCGACGCGCCGCGGGCCGTCTTCGTCAACGACGCCACCATCCCGTTCCAGCACGCGGACGCCGACCCGACGCACCTGCTCGACTACTGTGCCGACGCCGAGATGGCCGTCCTGAACGCGCTGGAGGCGGACGAAATCGTGGGCGACGACGCCGTCTCGCGGGCCGAGCGGCGGACCCTCGACGCCTTCCGGTCGGCGGCGGACCGCGTGATTCGCCTGGATGACGGGTGA
- a CDS encoding winged helix-turn-helix domain-containing protein: MAGTEEEGLDDLPPSAKLVFKVLEYNGSLTQKGIVEESMLSARTVRYALERLEDIGVVDEDVYFADARQNLYQLDEAAVAKQKGDTDAPCVECD; encoded by the coding sequence ATGGCTGGAACTGAAGAGGAGGGTCTGGACGACCTTCCCCCGAGCGCGAAACTGGTTTTCAAGGTCCTCGAATACAACGGGTCACTGACCCAGAAGGGGATCGTGGAGGAGTCGATGCTGTCGGCTCGAACCGTCCGATACGCGCTCGAACGACTCGAGGATATCGGCGTCGTCGACGAGGATGTCTACTTCGCCGACGCACGACAGAACCTCTACCAGCTCGACGAGGCCGCGGTGGCAAAACAGAAAGGCGACACCGACGCGCCCTGCGTCGAGTGCGACTAG